The DNA segment GCGTTTGGCGTCGGCCAGCACCAGCACCCCGGCCCCGCGCAGCGCGGCGATGGTGCGTTCCAGCACCGCGTACCCGGCGGCGCCGTAGGCCTCGAAAAACGCCACCTGGGGTTTGACCACCGCGAAACCGGCGAAGGCCCGCACGCAGATGTCGCAGAACGCGGCCAACCCGTCGATGGTGGCCGGCAGCTCCCAGGCCCGCAGCAGCTCGGGGTGCGGATCGATGCCCAGGCACAGCGGGCCGCGGCGCGCCTTTGCCTCGGCCAGCCGGAGGCCGAACCCGGTCACCGCTCGGCGCCCCCGATCACCCGGTGCAGCTCCTGCAGTGACCGCACCCCGATGTCGCCGCGGATTCCCGCCTCGATGCCCTGCACGGCCGCGGATGCGCCCTGCACCGTGGTGATGCAGGGGATGTTGCCGGCCACCGCCGCCGAGCGGATCTCATAGCCGTCGATGCGCGGTCCGGAGTTGCCGTAGGGGGTGTTGATGACCATGTCGACCTCGCCGGCCCGGATGGCGTCCACCGCCGACATCGCCGGACGGCCGGGCTGCGCCGGCTCGAAATGTTTGCGGACCTCGTCGCAGGGAATACCGTTGCGGCGCAGCATCTCTGCGGTGCCTTCGGTGGCAAGAACGCGAAAGCCCAGATCGGCCAGCCGCTTGACCGGAAACACCAGCGACCGCTTGTCCCGGTTGGCAACCGACACGAACACCGTCCCCTGGGCCGGCAGCGAGCCGTAGGCGGCGGTCTGGCTCTTGGCGAACGCGCTGCCGAAATCGCGGTCGATCCCCATGACCTCGCCGGTCGATTTCATCTCCGGACCGAGCAGGGAATCGATCGCCGCCCCGTCGGCGCGCCGGAACCGGTGGAAGGGCAACACGGCTTCCTTGACCGCGATGGGGGCGTGCGGGCCGGCGTTGGCACCGTCCCCACAGGCGGCCAGCATTCCCTCGGCGCGCAGCTGGGCGATGCTGGCGCCCAACATGATCCGGGCGCATGCCTTGGCAAGGGGCACGGCTGTGGCTTTGGATACAAAAGGAACGGTACGGCTCGCTCTCGGATTGGCCTCCAGCACGTAGAGCACGTCGTCTTTCAGCGCGTACTGCACATTGAGCAGGCCCACCACGCCGATGCCATGGGCAATGGCCTCGGTGGCCGCGCGCACCTTCTCGATGTCGCTGCGGCCCAGCGTCACCGGCGGCAGCGCACAGGCCGAATCACCGGAGTGGATGCCGGCCTCCTCGATGTGCTCCATGATCCCGCCGAGGTAGACCTCGGCGCCGTCGCACAATGCGTCCACGTCGATCTCGACCGCGTCCTCCAGGAAGCGGTCGACCAGCACCGGGTGCTCGGGGGAGAGCTGGGTGGCGCGGGTGATGTAGCCCTGCAGGGTCTGCTCGTCGTAGACGATCTCCATGCCGCGACCACCCAGCACATACGACGGCCGTACCAGCACCGGGTAGCCGATCTCCTCGGCGATCCGGCGGGCCTGGGCGAAAGTGGTTGCGGTGCCGTACTTTGGCGCCGGCAGTCCGGCCGCGTTCAGCAGGTCGCCGAACGCGCCGCGGTCCTCGGCCAGGTCAATGGCCTCCGGCGGGGTGCCCACGATCGGGACGCCGGCGTCGGCGAGCCGTTGCGCCAGCCCGAGCGGGGTCTGGCCGCCGAGCTGCACGATGACGCCGGACACTCCCGGGCCGCCGGCGGCCGACCGCGTCTCGGCGTGGTAGACCTCCAGGACGTCCTCGAACGTCAGCGGCTCGAAGTACAACCGGTCGGCGGTGTCGTAGTCGGTGGACACCGTCTCCGGGTTGCAGTTGACCATGACCGTCTCAAAACCGGCCTGGCTCAATGTGGTTGCCGCATGCACGCAGCTGTAGTCGAACTCGATGCCCTGCCCGATCCGGTTGGGCCCGGATCCCAGGATCAGCACCTTCGGCTTGTCGGTCTGCGGGGCCACCTCGGTCTCGGCGGCGGGGTCGAGCTCGTAGCTGCTGTAGTGGTAGGGCGTCTTGGCCTCGAACTCCGCCGCGCAGGTGTCCACCGTCTTGTACACCGGGTGGATGCCCAGCCGGGTGCGCAGTGACCGCACCCCGTTTTCCCCGGCCAATTCCGGTCGCAGCGCAGCGATCTGGCGATCCGACAGTCCGCTGTGCTTGGCGCATCGCAGCAGGTCGGCGTCCAGCACGGGTGCCTCGACGAGCTCGTTGCGCAGGTTTACCAGCTCGTTGATCTGGGCGATAAACCATGGGTCGACACCGCTGGCCTCGGACACCCGTTCCACCGTCGCACCCAGCCGCAGCGCCAGTTCGATGTCGTAGAGCCGGCCCTCGGTCGGGGTTTGCAGCCGGGTCAGGGCGCCCTCGACGCCGCCGTCGGGGTCCGGGGCCGTCCAGAACCCGGCGCGGGTCGTCTCCAGCGAGCGCATTACCTTGCCGAGCGCCTCGACGAAGTTGCGGCCCAACGACATTGCCTCGCCGACGGATTTCATCGTGGTGGTCAGCGTCGGATCGGCGCCGGGGAATTTCTCGAACGCGAACCGCGGAGCCTTGACCACGATGTAGTCCAGGGTTGGTTCGAAGCAGGCCGGCGTTTGCATGGTGATGTCGTTGACGATCTCGTCGAGGGTGTAACCGATGGCCAGCTTGGCGGCGATTTTGGCGATCGGGAAGCCGGTGGCCTTGGACGCCAGCGCACTTGACCGCGACACCCGGGGGTTCATCTCGATGACGATCAACCGGCCGTCGCGCGGGTTGACCGCGAACTGGATATTGCAGCCGCCGGTGTCCACGCCGACCTCGCGCAGGATCGCGATGCCCAGGTCGCGCATCCGCTGGTATTCCCGGTCGGTCAGCGTCATCGCCGGCGCGACGGTGACCGAGTCGCCGGTGTGCACGCCCATCGGGTCGACGTTTTCGATTGAGCACACCACCACCACGTTGTCGTGGCCGTCGCGCATCAGCTCGAGTTCGAATTCCTTCCAGCCGTAGATCGATTCCTCGATGAGCACGTTGGCGCTGGGTGAGGCCGCCAGCCCGGCGCCGGCCATCCGATCGACGTCCTCGGCGCTGTGCGCCATGCCCGAGCCCAGCCCACCCATGGTGAAGCTGGGCCGCACCACCACCGGCAGGCCGAGTTCAGCGACTGTCTCGCGCACTTCGTCCATGGTGAAACAGACTCGGCTGCGGGCGGATTCGCCGCCCACCTTGGTGACGATGTCCTTGAACCGTTGCCGGTCCTCGCCGCGCTGGATGGCGTCGAAATCGGCGCCGATCAGCTCGACGCCGTAGCGTTCCAGCACCCCGCTCTCGTATAGCGCGACCGCGGTGTTGAGCGCGGTCTGCCCGCCCAGGGTGGCCAGCAGCGCGTCGATCCTGTTGCCGCGCTCGGCCTGCTGGGCGATCACCCGCTTCACAAACGCCGGCGTGATCGGCTCGACATAGGTGTGGTCGGCGAACTCCGGGTCGGTCATGATGGTGGCCGGGTTCGAGTTGACCAGGCTGACCTGCAATCCCTCGGCGCGCAGCACCCGGCACGCTTGGGTGCCGGAGTAGTCGAACTCGCAGGCCTGCCCGATGACGATCGGCCCCGAACCGATCACCAGCACGTGGTGCAAGTCAGTCCGCCGCGGCACTAGCGGCCCTCCCCCGCCATCAGGTCGACGAACTGGTCGAACAGGTACTCCGCGTCGTGTGGGCCGGCGGCGGCCTCCGGGTGGTATTGCACCGAAAACGCCCGCCCGTCTTTGAGTTTCACGCCCTCGACCACACCGTCGTTGGCGCAGGTGTGGCTGACCACCGCCGGGCCGAACGGAGTGTCGAAGGACTGGCCCGCCTCCCCCTCGAGGGCAAAGCCGTGGTTTTGCGCGGTCACCGCGACCCGCCCGGTGGCGTGGTCGACGACCGGCACGTTGATCCCGCGGTGACCGAACACCATCTTGTAGGTCGACAGGCCCAGCGCCCGCCCCAGGATCTGGTTGCCGAAACAAATGCCGAACAACGGGATTCCGGCGCCCAGCACCTCGCGGGTGAGCGCGACGACGTGATCGGCGGTGGCCGGGTCGCCGGGGCCGTTGGACAAGAAGACGCCATGCGGGTTGAGTTCGGCGATCTGCTCGAAGGTGGCCGACGCCGGCAGCACGTGGCTGCGGACCCCACGCCGGGCGAAGTTGCGCGGGGTGTTGGTCTTGATACCAAGGTCCAGGGCTGCGACGGTAAACCTCGAAACGCCCCGTGGCCCGTCGGGTTCGACGACATAGGGCTGCGCGGTGCTGACCTCGCCGGCCAGATCGGCGCCCAGCATCGGCCGCTGGGCGCGCACCCGCTCGATCAGCTCGTCGAGGTCGGCGAGCGCCGCGCCGGAGAATACCCCCGCCTTCATCGACCCGCGGCTACGCAGATGCCGCACCACCGCCCGGGTGTCGATGCCGGCGATCCCGACGATGCGCTGGCGGATCAGCTCGTCCTCCAGCGTGCCGGTGGCGCGCCAGTTGGACGCCCGCGGCGACGGGTCGCGCACCGCGTAGCCGGCGACCCAGATCCGCTCGCCCCGGCTCTCGGCGTCCTCGCCGTTCCAGCCGGTGTTGCCGATCTGCGGCGCGGTGGCCACCACGATCTGGCGGTGGTAGCTGGGATCGGTCAACGTTTCCTGGTAGCCGGACATGCCGGTGGAAAACACGGCCTCGCCTAGTGTCTGGCCGATCGCGCCGAACGGTGTTCCGGTGAATACCCGGCCGTCCTCGAGGACCAACACAGCTTTGCTCACACGGCCTCCAGCCACACCGCGTACTCGTCGCGGTTGTCCGTCCGAAACCCGGTGTCGATCTCGGTGCCCGACGGCAGCTGCCATCGGATCGCCAGGATGCCATCGCCGAGTACCACCTTGCCGGCGATGCCGCGCTCGGTCCGGATGGCGGTGATCGACTCCTGTGGAATCCAAATCGGTTGGGAATGAACGCGTTCCACCATGATGCCCGCGGGATGGCGGGTCAGCACCGCCCTGCTGCGGTAGCCGAGATCGCCGACGGTGACCCGCTCGTTCCAGGCCGGCGACAGCGTGCAGCCCACATACAGGCCGCGGGTGGTGAGGGTCGCCGGGCCCATGTCGTGGGGCGGGTCGGGCAGGGCGCCGATCAGCGGCGCCTGCCGCTGCGCCCGGCGCCGCCAGCCGCGCATCATCAGCCGGATCGTCACCGCGATCACCAGCACCACCGTCGCCGCCAAGATCAGCGACCCCACCAGCGTGCCGGAGTTCATGCGCGCCGCCCCTCTCCCCCGCAAGCGGGTGGGGATACCTGCCACTTGTGGGGGCGTACCCCCACATCGCTCTTTTGCTCTGCATCGTCGCCGGCGCGGTTCATCCCGGACTCTTCCCGTCCCGCGCGGTGACCTTCCCGCGCAGCAGCGTCGCCGTCACGGTCGCCGGCAAGCTCATCGACTCGAACGGCGTGTTGGCCGACCGGCTGGCCAGGTCGGCGCCGGCCACCGTCCAGGTGGCATCGGGGTCCACCACGGTCAGGTTGGCCGGCTCCCCCACCTCCAGCGGCCGACCTTGGTCGGGCAAGCCGACGATCCGGGCCGGGTTCTCGCTCATCACCCGCGCGACGTCGCGCCAGCTCAACAGCCCCGGCGCCACCATCGTCCGCACCACCACCGACAGCGCCGTCTGCAACCCCAGCACGCCGGGACGCGCCGCGGCGAACTCGACGCATTTCTCGTGCTCGGCGTGCGGGGCATGGTCGGTGGCCACACAGTCGATGATCCCGTCGGCCAGCGCCTGGCGCAGCGCGATGGCATCGGAGGCTTCGCGCAGCGGCGGGTTGACCCGGTTCACCCCGTCATAGCTTGCCAGCCGGCTGTCGTCGAGCAGCAGGTGATGCGGGGTGACCTCGGCGGTGATCGAAATGCCTTGTTCCTTAGCCCATTTCAGTATCGCGACGGTGCCCGCGGTCGAGGCGTGGCAGATGTGCACGCGGGCGCCCGCGTCGCGGGCCAGCAGGGTGTCGCGGGCGACGATCGATTCTTCGGCGGCCCGCGGCCAGCCCGCCAGGCCCAGCCGCGCCGCCGTGGGCCCCTCGTGCGCGACGGCGCCGACGGTGAGCCTGGGCTCCTCAGCGTGCTGGGCGATGAGCACCCCCAGCCCGGTGGCGTATTCCAGGGCCCGGCGCATCACCAGCGGGTCATGCACGCAGACTCCGTCGTCGGAGAACATCCGCACCTGGGCGGCGCCGGCGGCCATCATGCCCATCTCGGTCAACTCGGCGCCGGCCAGCCCGACGGTGACCGCGCCGACGGGGTGCACGTCGACCAGACCGACCTGCTGGCCGCGGTGCCAGACGTGGTCGGTGACCACCGGACTGTCGGCCACCGGGTCGGTGTTGGCCATCGCGAACACCGCGGTGTAGCCTCCGAGAGCCGCTGCCGCCGAACCGGTTTCGATGTCCTCGGCATATTCGCGGCCGGGCTCACGCAGGTGGGTGTGCAGGTCGACCAGTCCGGGTAACAGCACCTGCCCGGTGGCGTCGATGACGTCTGCGGTATCCGGGATGGCCAGTCCGGGGCCGATGCCGGCGATCTGGCCCTCGTAGCCGGGACTGTCGACCAGCACGTCGACCCGCTTCCCCTCGCCGTAGAGGCGCACACCGCGGATCAGTACCGTCATGCGACGTCCGCCTCCGTCCCGACCAAGACGTGGAACAGCACCGCCATCCGCACATGCACCCCGTTGGAAACCTGGTGCAGCACTGCCGACTGCGACGAGTCTGCCACCGCGGAGGTGATTTCCATGCCGCGCAGCATCGGCCCGGGATGCAGCACCACGGCATGGCCGGGCAGCATCACCTGGCGCCGCGCGGAAAGCCCGTAGCGGGTCGAATACTCCCGCACCGAGGGGAAGAAACCACCGGTCATCCGCTCGGCCTGGACCCGCAACATCATGACCGCGTCGGCGGCGGGCAGCTCGGCATCGAAATCGTGGGAGACGGTGACGGGCCAGCCGTCCACCCCCACCGGCAGCAACGTCGGTGGCGCCACCAGCACCACCTCCGCGCCCAACGTGTGCAGCAGCGTGACGTTGGAGCGGGCGACCCGGCTGTGCAGGATGTCGCCGACGATCACCACGCGCCGGCCTTCGATGCCGCCCAGGCGCTGCCGGATGGTCAACGCGTCCAGCAGCGCCTGGGTCGGGTGCTCGTGGGTGCCGTCACCGGCATTGATCACCGACGGACCGTCACCGTGGGCCGCTGTCCAGTCGGCCAGCAGATGCGCGGCCCCGGATGCCGGATGGCGGATGATCAGCGCGTCGGCACCGGCGGCGCGCAGCGTGAGCGCGGTGTCGCGCAGCGACTCGCCCTTGCCCACCGACGAGCCGGCCGCGCTGACATTGATCACGTCGGCGCTCATCCACTTGCCGGCCACCTCGAACGACACCCGGGTGCGGGTCGAGTTCTCGTAGAACATCGTGACCACGGTGCGCCCGCGCAGCGTCGGCAGCTTCTTGATCTCGCGACCCACCAGCGCCTGCGCGAACCGGTCGGCGTCGTCGAGGATGGCCGTGGCGTCGTCGCGGCTTAAATCGCCGGCGGTTAGCAGGTGTCGGCTCACGAGGCGCCGTCCCGGGAGATGACCACGCCGTCGCGACCGTCGTGCTCACGCAGCCGCACGTGTACGCTCTCACCGCGCGAGGTGGGCACGTTCTTGCCGACGTAGTCGGCACGCACCGGCAGTTCGCGGTGGCCGCGGTCGACCAGCACGGCCAGTTGCACGGCGCGTGGCCGGCCCACGTCCCGCAGCGCGTCCAGGGCGGAGCGCACCGAGCGGCCGGAATAGAGCACATCGTCGACGAGGATCACCAGCGCGTCGTCGATGCCGCCGGCCGGGATCGAGGTGGCCTCCAGCGGACGTGGCGGCTTGATCATCAGGTCGTCGCGGTAGAGGGTGATGTCCAGCGCCCCGTGGCCCACGGTGACACCGCTGTATTGGCCGATATTGGTGGCCAGACGACTGGCCAGGGTCACGCCGCGAGTGGGGATGCCCAGCAGCACCACCCGCGGGGCGTCGGGACTGTCGAGCGCGGTCTTTTCGATGATCTGGTGCGCCATGCGGGAGATGGTGCGGCCGACGTCGGCCGCGGACATCAACTCCCTGCCGGTGGCGCCGGTGGCACCCATGCGGAACCCTGACCTCCTTCTCCGCCTCACCGGACGGATCGTTAAAGGATGTCGACTGCCCGGGAGCGTAGCACGCCCCCCCCCCCCGCGGCGACGATGCGGGGCGCGCAGCGGCCCGAGGAGGAGCGCGGCAACGGCGTGGTGATATGGCATGTGCCAGCGCTTTGGGGCGGCACATCATGACCGCCGCCGGTGCTGGTGTGACGGCTGGGACGCCCGTGATCGGCAGCGCCCGCACCCAACTGGGCGCGCAGGTTAGGCTTGGAAAAATGGCAAGGTCTTCATCTTCGGGCTCTTCCCGTCTCGATTTCGACGCCCTCTACCGCGGCGAGAGTCCCGGCGAAGGCCTGCCGGCGGTGACCACGCCACCCTGGGACACCAAGGCGCCCAAGGAGAATGTCATCGCGTGGCAGACCGCCGGCTGGGTGCACGGCGACGTGGTGGACATGGGCTGCGGGCTCGGCGACAACGCGATCTACCTGGCCCAGCACGGATACCGGGTGACCGGGCTGGACATCTCCCCGACCGCGCTGATCACCGCCGAGCGCCGGGCCGCCGACGCCGGGGTGGACGTGAAGTTCGCCGTGGCCGACGCCACCACGCTGCACGACTACACCAACGCCTTCGACACCGTCATCGACAGCGGCATGTTCCACTGCCTCGACGACGACGGCAAGCGCAGCTACGCCGCCGCCGTGCACCGCGCCACCCGCCCGGGCGCCACCCTGTTGCTCAGCTGCTTTTCCGACGCCAACCCGCCCGACGAGCAATGGCCGCGGCCGGCGGTGTCCGAACAGACGCTGCGGGAAGTCCTCGGCGGCGCCGGCTGGGACATCGCCTCGCTGCAGCCCGTCACGGTGCGCCGCGAACTGGACGGGAACGAGGTGGAGATGGCGTTCTGGTATCTGCGGGCGCACCGGCGCGACTAACCCGGGTCGTACCCCTGGCGGCCCTCGTGCGCCCAGGCCAGCAGATCCGGCGGGGCGAGCTGGTTGATGCGGTGGTTGTAGCGCCAGCACTCGGCATAGCCGAGGTACCGTTGCCACTCTCCGCTGCCGCCCCTGCGGAAGAATCGTTCGTCGCTGCGCCAGATGCCGTCGGTGGTGTTGGGGGCGATTTCTGAGGCGCGCGAACGCATCGCAGCCAGGGTGGCGTACCGGGCCAGCTCCCGGGCACGATCGCGGCTCACGTCGAATCTCAGCACCGCGGCCAGCCGGAGCAACTCTCCCACCAGGTCGCGCTGGTAGTCGGCGTAGTGGAACAGGGCCACGTTGGGCAGCTGGCGGCGCTCCCAGACCTTGCCGTATTGGTGCAGCACGTTGGCGAGCGTGCCAATCCCCTGGGGGGGCGTGAACCCCACCCCGGGGGGCGGCAAAGCCGGCCCCTCCAGCCAGTGCCGGAACTCCTCGGCCGCGCTGCGCGCCCCGGCCGGCTCGGGGCCCGGGGGGCCGAATCGCTGGTGGGGCGGCACCGCGGCCTCGTGTAGCGCCCGCATCCGGTCACGATCCATGTTCGCGGCTTGGAACAGCATCGACACCGCCGCATCGCGCGGATCACGTCCCACACACAGGTAGCTGACCCGATCGTCGAGCACCAACCCGTCCAGCGGCGTGTGGGTCTTGATGAACCGGCGGTGCCGCTGGGCGTCGAGGACGGCGACGACCTGCTCGATCGGACGAATGGTTTGGTCGAGCCACGGGGATATCGTCGACAACGGCCCGGGCAGCTCCGGCCCGTCGAAGACAAGCAGCGACACCAGCCGCTGTGTCCAGGTCATGCCGCACTTGGGTGGTGTGGAGATGATGATGTCACCGTCGCGCAATTGCAGCGCGTCCCACCGCAGGTTGTCGGTCATCAACTCGCGGTACAAGACCCGGTCGGCCACCGGATGCCTCTCGTTCACCGCGGTCACCTCCGGATGATGTCGAAGAGCATGCCTTCGACGGTGACGCCCGGTGCGAAAGCAAACGCCATACCCGTGGAGATTGCCTTTGCCGATTCCGCATGCCGCACCATCATGTCCAACACGAAGATCAGCGAGACGCTGAGCATGTTGCCGAACCGTGCCAGCACCTGCCAGCTCTGCCCGGCCCGCTCCGAGGAAATCCCCAGCGAGCGCACCGATTGCTCGATGATCTTGGGCCCGCCCGGATGAATCGCCCACAGATCGATGTCGGATTTCTGTAACCCGTTGTCCCGCAAGACCTCTGCGACTATCGAAGCGACGCCGGCGTAGATGTAGTCGGGAAGATTCTCGGACAGCTCGCAGGTGATGCCGTTGTGGTTGACGCCCAGCACGATGCCGTCTTCGGCGTCGTCGAGCAACTGGCTGAAGCCGCTGCGGATCACCACGCTGCCCGGCTCGAGTTTTTCCTGAACCTGGCTGGCGCCGATCACCAGTGCCCCGCAGCCGTCACCGAACAGGCTGTGAATGACGACGTTGTTGATGTCGTCGGCGAAAACGGCGTTCACCGAGCACAATTCGATGCACACCACCATCGCCTTCATGGCCGGGTGGGCGCGGACGTAGGTCGCGGCGATGCGGATGGCGTTGATCGCGGCCGCACATCCCATGAAGTTGACCACCACCCGCGACACCGACCGCGACAGGCCGAGTTCCTTGACGAGCGCGACATCCACACCCGGAGCGATGAATCCGGTGCTGGTGACGAACACCAGCAGGCCGATCTCACCGACGCCGTAGGCAAGGCCGGCCAGGGCACGCCGGCTCACGTCGACCGCCAGCGGAACCGCGTGCTGGTAGAACAGGTTCATCCGGTCCCGGATCGTTGCCGGATCCCGCCGGAAGGCATCGAACTCTGCGTCGAGAGGATCCACCGCCATCCGGCGGGTGGCGATCCGCGTCTTCTGATACACCCGCGGAATCCGTTCCCGCTGCGCGGGATCGAGGAACAGCCTGGCAACCCGCTCGGCCGCGGCGCACTGATTGACCACCCGGCTGGGCGCACCCGTCGCGATGCCTTCAACGACGGCCACCGTGGTCGGCGGGGCCGGCGGCAGCCGGGACAGGTCATACCGCGGTTGGTCGGCGGCCGGGCGCAGGGCGCCCCCCTCGGCCGGCGCGTTCATACCGACCCGATTCCGACGAAGCCCGAAACCACGTAGCCGGCGCTGGCTTTGAGGGCCGCGGGTGAGCAGTGCTCGCGGATGACGCCCCAGCGCCGTTCCTTGGCCTGACGGGAGGGCGACAGCAGGTATCTGCGGCACAGCTTCGGCAGCCGGTCGGTGACGAAACTCTTTGCGGGAAGCCACTCGACGCCGAACTTGGCCGCCTCTTCGCGCACCACGTCCTCGGTGACGATGTTGGCGAACCCGCTGCGCTGGAACGGCAGGACGTGATGAACGCGGTGCGAACTCAGGCCGGCCGACAAGAAGCAGTCGACGTAGCGATTCCCGACCACCATCAGGTCGTTGGCATGCACGACTTGGTCGACGCCCCAATCCTGCCCGGTGGGGGTCTCGTCGTCGGCGTCCTCGAACTCGTGGCTGGCCACCACCAGCAGGGTGCTGACCCACAGGGTCGCGACGAATTGCAGTGCCCAGGCCCAGAAGTCGCCCGCCAGTGCGAAGACCACCAGCTCACCGACCAGCAGCAGACGGACGCCCGAAGACCCGAGGAAGTGCGCCAACGCGCCACGCCAGGTTCCGTAGGTCTGCTCGACGCCAACCTTGCGGGTGATCCGCCAGACGTCGGCGATCCGGATGGCCATGCCGCTGACCAGGTGGCCGAACTTGTGAATGGTATGTACCGGAACGCGATACAGCCTGGGTAGCCGCATCATCATGGTGAAGACGTTCTTCTTGATGTCCACGTCGCTCTGGGTGTACGGGTGGTGCAGCAGGGTGTGCCCGTCGGCGGTGACCAAGGCCAACGCGACGTAGTTCATGTCGAAGGCGTTGGCCAACGCCCTGGTGATGCCCCGTTGCGCGCGATGCAACGCGTAATGACCAAACCCGGCCAGCGAGTTGCGCAGCAGGACCATCGCAATGACGAAGGCCGGCAACGGCATCCACCGGGATTCGGCCAGGCGCACACCCTGGACCGCGACGTAGGCGACGGCAAGTACCACCACCACGACGTTGAAGAGGGTGTCCATGCGCTTGATCCGCACGGCCAGCGCGGGCTCGTCAAGGCGCGCTTTGACGCGGTGCATCAAGTCGTTTCGGTTGTCGAAGCGGTAGTTCGGTGTGTCCCGCCAGCTGTTGAAGTCGTCCTTGAACAGGAATGGCGGGGCATTGTGCTTGGGATGGATGTCCCGTGGCGTTGCCTCCCGGCCCAACGCAAACCGGCGCTGCAGGATCCGCTCGATCTTGGCCGGATCCCGGTGGTAGGACGCGACGATCGCGGTGATGTCGCGGTTTCTGGTGCGGCCAATGAAGAAGGCCCCGCCGGGATGTTTGGCGATCCAATCGGTCAGGTCGTATGCGCGCCCGTGGTAAACCCACACGTCCGACAGCGGTTGCCCACCCGGCGGAGGACCGGGGCGCGGACCGGGGTCGCGCTCCTCAACGTCGGGGAGGTTGTTCGTCATTGCTGTTCCTCCAGGTCTATCGGGGGAAATCGGGCGCTGGCCGGCGGTTCCGAGCGAGCTTTCCCATGGTGGGGCAATGTTCTTGGAGGATTCTCAAGGGATTTCCGGACCGGCGAAATACCGTGCCTCGATGAGGCCGCACCGGATCCGCTGCGCGTCAGGCGTGAACCGCGGACGAGAACCGGCCCGGGGACCGCCGGCGGCCGCTGGAGCACGCGAGCCACCGTGCGGCGGTGGCGGACCGGTTCCCGATCCGCAGGTCACCGGCGCGGCTATCCCGTCGGGTTGGGGATGGTGACCGGCGCTCCCCAATCGGACAGCGTGATATCGACGTTGCCCTGGCCCTTGGTGATGACCATCCGCATCAGGTTCGCGGCGGGTGCCGGAGTGGAGGCGTTGACGTCAACAATCCACACGGTGATCGGGAGGGTCCCCCCGCCTTTGCCCAACTGAGGCACGATCGGATCGATCACCGCGGCGGCGATGGTTCCGGACACCTTGACGGTGGCCACGCCGTTGACCGTCTCGTTGCCCTCGACCTTGGGGTCCTGCACCTGCGCGACGGCGGCGCCCAGACCCCGGTCCTTGTCGAGGATGATGCCCGGGTCGTAGATCTTTTCCGCCGGGCCGACCGAGGTGTAGCCGCCGCCGTCGCCCTTGGTGTACATGGTCTTGTTGGTGACCAGGAATTGGGTGTCGACCGCCGGGGTGTTGGGCTGCATCCGAACCTTGGCCGTGCCGACCGCTTGGCCGTTGCCCTGCGGCTGGTTGGTCACGTCGGCGTCGACGCTCTCAAACGGCAGCGTGGAAAGGTTGTTGACGGCCACCGTCAGGTGGACCGAACGCAGGGCCTTGGTCGCCTTGGAGCTGTCCTGCAGGATCTGCGCGGCTTGCGGCGAGGGCGCGCCGGACGTCACGGTCGCCGCCGAGGTACCCGTCGGGCCGGCCGTCGGCGAGGTGGCGGTGGTCGATTTCTTTCCGCAGCCGGTGATGACGGTTGCCAAAAGTGCTGTCGCGACCAAGATCACGATTGACCCCAGGGTCACGGGTGGAAGGGAACTGCGTCGGTGGGAGCTTTGCGCGTGTGCGATCAAGCCATTCATGGCCAGCCTTTGCTGAGT comes from the Mycobacterium shinjukuense genome and includes:
- the pyrR gene encoding bifunctional pyr operon transcriptional regulator/uracil phosphoribosyltransferase PyrR, with translation MGATGATGRELMSAADVGRTISRMAHQIIEKTALDSPDAPRVVLLGIPTRGVTLASRLATNIGQYSGVTVGHGALDITLYRDDLMIKPPRPLEATSIPAGGIDDALVILVDDVLYSGRSVRSALDALRDVGRPRAVQLAVLVDRGHRELPVRADYVGKNVPTSRGESVHVRLREHDGRDGVVISRDGAS
- a CDS encoding sulfotransferase domain-containing protein, whose product is MNERHPVADRVLYRELMTDNLRWDALQLRDGDIIISTPPKCGMTWTQRLVSLLVFDGPELPGPLSTISPWLDQTIRPIEQVVAVLDAQRHRRFIKTHTPLDGLVLDDRVSYLCVGRDPRDAAVSMLFQAANMDRDRMRALHEAAVPPHQRFGPPGPEPAGARSAAEEFRHWLEGPALPPPGVGFTPPQGIGTLANVLHQYGKVWERRQLPNVALFHYADYQRDLVGELLRLAAVLRFDVSRDRARELARYATLAAMRSRASEIAPNTTDGIWRSDERFFRRGGSGEWQRYLGYAECWRYNHRINQLAPPDLLAWAHEGRQGYDPG
- a CDS encoding class I SAM-dependent methyltransferase, whose translation is MARSSSSGSSRLDFDALYRGESPGEGLPAVTTPPWDTKAPKENVIAWQTAGWVHGDVVDMGCGLGDNAIYLAQHGYRVTGLDISPTALITAERRAADAGVDVKFAVADATTLHDYTNAFDTVIDSGMFHCLDDDGKRSYAAAVHRATRPGATLLLSCFSDANPPDEQWPRPAVSEQTLREVLGGAGWDIASLQPVTVRRELDGNEVEMAFWYLRAHRRD
- a CDS encoding type III polyketide synthase; translation: MNAPAEGGALRPAADQPRYDLSRLPPAPPTTVAVVEGIATGAPSRVVNQCAAAERVARLFLDPAQRERIPRVYQKTRIATRRMAVDPLDAEFDAFRRDPATIRDRMNLFYQHAVPLAVDVSRRALAGLAYGVGEIGLLVFVTSTGFIAPGVDVALVKELGLSRSVSRVVVNFMGCAAAINAIRIAATYVRAHPAMKAMVVCIELCSVNAVFADDINNVVIHSLFGDGCGALVIGASQVQEKLEPGSVVIRSGFSQLLDDAEDGIVLGVNHNGITCELSENLPDYIYAGVASIVAEVLRDNGLQKSDIDLWAIHPGGPKIIEQSVRSLGISSERAGQSWQVLARFGNMLSVSLIFVLDMMVRHAESAKAISTGMAFAFAPGVTVEGMLFDIIRR
- a CDS encoding aspartate carbamoyltransferase catalytic subunit, with amino-acid sequence MSRHLLTAGDLSRDDATAILDDADRFAQALVGREIKKLPTLRGRTVVTMFYENSTRTRVSFEVAGKWMSADVINVSAAGSSVGKGESLRDTALTLRAAGADALIIRHPASGAAHLLADWTAAHGDGPSVINAGDGTHEHPTQALLDALTIRQRLGGIEGRRVVIVGDILHSRVARSNVTLLHTLGAEVVLVAPPTLLPVGVDGWPVTVSHDFDAELPAADAVMMLRVQAERMTGGFFPSVREYSTRYGLSARRQVMLPGHAVVLHPGPMLRGMEITSAVADSSQSAVLHQVSNGVHVRMAVLFHVLVGTEADVA